The Pochonia chlamydosporia 170 chromosome 1, whole genome shotgun sequence genome window below encodes:
- a CDS encoding nuclear pore protein (Nic96) (similar to Neosartorya fischeri NRRL 181 XP_001262327.1) produces MSLFGQSTAGASSSPFGQPAQNQQQSQGGGGLFGAAQQNKPATGGLFGGSQQQSGTTGGGLFGQSTQQSTTPTTGGGLFGAAQQNKPATGGLFGGGQQQTGTTGGGLFGQSTQNQTPGATGGGMFGGQPQAQQQQKPSLFGGATGSSVFGGAATTPQPGALSGTTLGGGSSRPSMFGSTTTASIQQQPQQNAGLLGGSLWGASTQTAQPQNAQSQQPAGAYFDSLYAKTQKEGGAKTNMEDLPSLELGLGDLRHRLRKLQSKQNEKPLDGKAHYLLAASGVDPGAAAKDLGMLDVQGGRVERAHGYTPSEIDVETYLSNLQTKTTLDMISDGLDRSIRDFDTFLEDNVAMEWDAQRKRIYQHFGIKPREDSAAAARESQGGFGRSRRKSQAAPARTGRNSVLGNTMLQRSVIGTPSRIGTHQPEFSDVDRSADGSGSLKSRGTTEDRALRERQTKLAEKVRGLNAARVRQHPFPILTELGELEQKSHEPHAPHVVEAYRAMIEIVGEDPTAETTINGATAKERQFAGMYLDENPNSAASVTMRKRTLHGSTAFLERQFLREVESLIAKHPHEAKLGGLPDITSKIKAYIRLRSARKDLVPDNTELQQIQGEFVWAVVFYLLRSGHVTEAAQYVNDNSNHFRGIDRTFATYLNNYAASDDRRITNRKLLDRCTNEYIQRSRNAPENSIDPFRMACYKVIGRIELSNRNLDGLNTDINDWIWLQFNLAREGDKTIEMAGESYGLAELQSSIKEIGLKHFPKSTSEDTTNGSFGMFFYLQILSGMFEDAIAYLYPFSYVDAVHFALALAYYGLLRPSDPMSTSNDLRSYSVKNLPQINFGRMIGYYTRDFRAADVVSAVDYLTLICLNDDLGGEAGQRQSNLCHEALRELVLETREFSKLIGDIRPDGHAIRGIIEERGPLIGLTEETDFVNTVTLQAASFADESGRTTDSVLLYHLAGEYDTVVAIVSRALSEAISLEIGEDPMRLMPVKPRAAGADAESQQGSSLSLASIDDPVELAKTMMTMYEREVMFYRKIQDQNKTACRVLLEMSSIKKLVEAGQWAQGLDKIRGLEILPLDAAGEASTIRAYASKFSGLSQPVSINVPNLLMWTIICCVRQREQLTNGQFSGNEGTRKMMVEQLKQMTLDLTTYTSQLRYRFPPHLHEALARASAE; encoded by the exons ATGTCGCTCTTCGGCCAGTCAACCGCCGGCGCCAGTTCCTCGCCATTTGGACAGCCGGCGcagaaccagcagcagtCCCAAGGCGGCGGAGGCCTTTTCGGCGCCGCGCAACAAAATAAGCCTGCTACTGGCGGCCTGTTTGGCGGAAGCCAACAACAGAGCGGCACGACGGGCGGCGGGCTCTTTGGGCAGTCGACACAGCAGAGCACGACTCCTACAACCGGAGGAGGCCTTTTCGGTGCTGCGCAACAGAATAAACCCGCTACTGGCGGTCTCTTTGGAGGCGGCCAGCAGCAGACTGGGACTACGGGCGGTGGATTGTTTGGACAGTCGACACAGAACCAGACTCCTGGTGCAACTGGAGGCGGTATGTTCGGCGGGCAGCCTCAagcgcagcaacaacagaaACCATCCTTGTTCGGAGGAGCGACTGGTTCATCTGTATTTGGCGGAGCTGctacaacaccacaaccagGCGCCCTGAGCGGAACTACCTTGGGAGGAGGTTCGAGTCGGCCATCGATGTTTGGATCGACCACGACCGCGAGcatccagcagcaacctcaacaaAATGCTGGCTTACTAGGCGGCAGCCTTTGGGGTGCTTCAACGCAAACAGCTCAACCTCAGAATGCCCAATCCCAGCAACCTGCTGGTGCTTACTTCGACAGCCTGTACGCCAAAACGCAGAAAGAAGGCGGCGCCAAGACTAATATGGAAGATCTCCCTAGCCTGGAGCTCGGCCTTGGGGATTTGCGCCACCGCCTGAGAAAACTGCAATCCAAGCAAAATGAGAAACCTCTGGATGGCAAGGCTCACTACCTGCTCGCTGCCTCGGGTGTCGATCCCGGTGCTGCGGCCAAGGACCTTGGCATGTTGGATGTCCAAGGCGGACGAGTTGAGCGGGCACACGGCTACACCCCTAGTGAGATCGATGTCGAGACCTACCTGTCGAATTTGCAAACGAAGACGACACTAGACATGATTTCTGATGGCTTGGATCGATCTATCCGCGATTTCGACACCTTCCTCGAGGACAATGTGGCGATGGAATGGGACGCTCAGCGCAAACGTATTTACCAGCATTTTGGCATCAAGCCGCGGGAGGATTCGGCGGCCGCTGCTCGAGAATCTCAGGGCGGATTCGGCCGGTCTAGAAGAAAGTCGCAAGCAGCTCCTGCTCGAACTGGCCGAAATAGTGTGCTGGGCAACACTATGCTCCAGCGTTCTGTCATTGGCACGCCCAGCCGCATTGGGACTCACCAGCCAGAATTTTCCGACGTGGACCGCTCTGCTGATGGGTCGGGATCTCTCAAATCTCGAGGCACCACCGAGGACCGGGCGCTTCGTGAGAGACAGACCAAGTTGGCAGAAAAGGTTCGTGGTCTCAATGCTGCTCGCGTTAGGCAGCATCCTTTCCCCATCCTTACCGAACTGGGCGAGTTGGAACAAAAATCACACGAGCCGCACGCACCGCACGTTGTTGAGGCTTACCGTGCGATGATTGAGATTGTCGGCGAAGATCCCACTGCTGAAACGACAATCAACGGTGCAACGGCCAAGGAGCGCCAGTTTGCCGGCATGTATCTCGACGAGAATCCCAACTCTGCGGCATCCGTCACCATGAGAAAACGAACTCTCCATGGCTCTACTGCCTTCCTCGAACGGCAGTTCCTGAGAGAGGTCGAGTCTCTGATTGCCAAGCATCCCCATGAGGCGAAACTTGGAGGTCTGCCGGACATTACCAGCAAGATCAAGGCTTACATCCGTCTCCGCTCTGCCAGGAAGGATTTGGTTCCCGACAACACGGAGCTGCAGCAAATCCAAGGGGAGTTTGTTTGGGCCGTGGTGTTCTACCTCCTGCGATCCGGCCATGTGACGGAAGCTGCTCAATATGTAAACGACAACAGCAACCACTTTAGAGGGATTGATCGCACGTTCGCCACATATCTCAACAATTACGCAGCCAGCGATGACCGGCGGATAACAAACAGGAAGTTGTTAGACCGCTGCACCAACGAGTACATTCAGCGGTCACGGAATGCTCCGGAGAACTCCATTGATCCATTCCGTATGGCGTGCTACAAGGTCATTGGGCGAATTGAGTTGAGTAACCGCAATTTGGACGGTCTCAACACGGACATCAACGACTGGATCTGGCTGCAGTTCAACCTTGCTCGAGAAGGGGACAAGACTATCGAGATGGCCGGCGAGTCGTATGGGTTGGCAGAGCTTCAATCCAGTATTAAGGAGATTGGGCTCAAGCACTTTCCCAAATCGACCTCGGAAGATACTACGAACGGTAGCTTCGGCATGTTCTTCTACCTGCAGATTCTGTCTGGCATGTTTGAGGACGCCATAGCCTACCTATACCCGTTCTCATACGTGGACGCTGTCCACTTTGCCCTGGCGCTTGCGTACTACGGTCTGCTGCGCCCAAGCGATCCCATGTCCACGTCAAACGACCTACGAAGCTACAGTGTCAAGAATCTGCCGCAAATCAACTTTGGCCGTATGATTGGATACTACACAAGAGACTTCCGCGCTGCCGATGTCGTCTCTGCTGTGGACTACCTTACCCTCATCTGCCTCAATGACGATCTCGGCGGCGAGGCTGGCCAGCGCCAGAGCAACCTTTGCCACGAGGCGCTGCGtgagttggtgctggagaCACGCGAATTCAGCAAGCTCATTGGCGATATTCGACCAGACGGCCACGCTATCCGTGGCATCATTGAGGAGCGTGGCCCGTTGATTGGCCTCACTGAGGAGACAGACTTTGTCAACACAGTGACGCTGCAAGCGGCTAGCTTTGCGGACGAGAGTGGCCGAACGACTGACTCTGTTCTCCTGTACCACTTGGCCGGCGAGTACGATACCGTCGTGGCTATTGTCAGCCGCGCGCTTAGTGAGGCTATTTCTCTGGAGATTGGTGAAGACCCGATGCGTCTGATGCCCGTCAAGCCCAGAGCCGCTGGGGCGGACGCAGAGTCCCAGCAAGGTAGCAGTCTCAGTCTAGCATCCATTGACGACCCCGTCGAGCTGGCCAAGACTATGATGACCATGTACGAGCGGGAGGTCATGTTTTACCGCAAGATCCAAGACCAAAATAAGACGGCGTGCCGGGTTCTCTTGGAAATGAGCAGTATCAAGAAGCTGGTTGAGGCTGGTCAATGGGCTCAAGGTCTGGAT AAAATCCGAGGTCTTGAAATCCTACCCCTGGATGCTGCCGGCGAAGCAAGCACCATTCGCGCCTACGCATCCAAGTTTTCTGGCTTATCGCAGCCTGTCTCCATCAACGTTCCAAACCTGCTCATGTGGACGATTATATGCTGCGTTCGACAGAGGGAGCAGCTCACCAATGGACAGTTTAGTGGCAATGAAGGCacaaggaagatgatggttgAGCAGTTGAAGCAGATGACTTTGGATTTGACGACGTATACTAGTCAGTTGCGGTATAGATTCCCGCCGCATTTGCACGAGGCGCTGGCGAGGGCGTCGGCGGAGTGA
- a CDS encoding FGGY-family pentulose kinase (similar to Coccidioides immitis RS XP_001241364.1) codes for MEISGTRTVNTDGLPPVNRPPNVSDYYIGVDVGTGSARACIIDETGDIKALASENIKLWQPETGYYEQSTTDIWQCICECVRRVVSESNVDPSLIKGIGFDATCSLAVFSTDTDEPVPVTGPDFANDGHDRNVILWLDHRPVEETELINSTKHKLLKYVGGKMSIEMEIPKILWLKNNMPAEQFARCKFYDLGDALTHLATGNEARSFCSTVCKQGYVPIGVDNSEKGWQEDFFETIGLGDLSKNNFEKMGGVHEVNGKYFSAGESVGTLSRQAAYQLGLPMGIAVGSGVIDAYAGWIGTVGAKVDLGDDELNANVPHNDLSQAFTRLAAVAGTSTCHLAMSKDPVFVPGVWGPYRDVLLPGYWLAEGGQSATGELLRHMLDIHPAYNETCALAKAEDKHIYDFLNAHLEYMAEKQNAPGIPYLGRHHFFYGDLWGNRSPIADPSMKGSMIGLDSDKSTDNMALWYYATMEFIAMQTRQIIEQMNKSGHEISSIFMSGSQCQNPVLMNLLATACSMPVLIPRYVHAAVVHGAAMLGAKAASHNREDGSEPETLWDIMDRMSKRGRLVEPGTDAGEKALLDAKYEVFLEMCQSQQLYRKKIDKAVEKWGAEFGGD; via the exons ATGGAGATTTCCGGTACTCGAACCGTTAATACTGACGGATTGCCACCCGTGAACAGGCCGCCCAATGTCTCG GACTACTACATTGGTGTAGATGTTGGCACTGGCTCCGCCCGAGCATGTATCATTGACGAGACTGGCGATATCAAGGCCCTGGCCTCTGAAAACATCAAGCTGTGGCAGCCCGAGACGGGATACTAT GAGCAATCCACCACAGACATTTGGCAGTGCATCTGCGAGTGTGTCCGCCGAGTTGTGAGTGAGTCCAACGTTGACCCAAGCCTCATTAAAGGTATTGGCTTCGATGCGACTTGCTCGCTCGCCGTTTTCTCTACCGACACCGATGAGCCTGTGCCCGTTACCGGTCCGGACTTTGCCAACGATGGCCACGACCGCAACGTTATCCTGTGGCTCGACCACCGCCCCGTTGAGGAGACGGAATTGatcaacagcaccaagcacAAGCTTCTTAAATATGTCGGTGGCAAGATGAGCATTGAAATGGAAATCCCCAAGATTCTTTGGCTCAAGAACAACATGCCCGCTGAGCAGTTTGCCCGTTGCAAGTTTTACGACCTGGGCGATGCCCTTACGCACCTGGCTACTGGCAACGAGGCCCGAAGCTTTTGTAGCACCGTCTGTAAGCAGGGATACGTTCccattggcgttgacaacAGTGAAAAGGGTTGGCAAGAAGACTTCTTTGAGACTATTGGCCTGGGTGACTTGTCCAAAAACAACTTCGAGAAGATGGGGGGTGTTCATGAAGTG AATGGAAAGTATTTTAGTGCTGGTGAATCGGTCGGCACCCTAAGCCGCCAGGCAGCGTACCAGCTCGGTCTGCCCATGGGTATTGCCGTAGGAAGCGGTGTCATCGACGCCTATGCTGGTTGGATCGGTACCGTCGGTGCCAAGGTTGACCTCGGCGACGATGAACTCAATGCCAACGTGCCTCACAATGACCTTTCACAAGCATTCACTCGTTTGGCTGCTGTGGCAGGTACCTCCACCTGCCATCtggccatgtccaaagaCCCCGTCTTCGTTCCTGGCGTTTGGGGCCCATACCGAGATGTTCTCCTACCTGGATACTGGCTTGCCGAAGGTGGTCAGTCCGCTACAGGAGAGCTGCTACGACACATGTTGGACATCCACCCGGCGTACAATGAGACCTGCGCCCTGGCCAAGGCCGAGGACAAGCACATTTATGACTTTTTGAATGCTCACTTGGAGTACATGGCTGAGAAGCAGAATGCTCCCGGCATTCCCTATCTCGGCAGACACCACTTTTTCTACGGTGACCTGTGGGGTAACCGCTCTCCCATTGCAGATCCCAGCATGAAGGGATCAATGATTGGCCTCGATAGCGACAAGAGCACCGATAATATGGCTTTGTGGTACTATGCTACAATGGAATTCATTGCCATGCAGACCCGACAGATCATTGAGCAGATGAACAAGTCCGGCCATGAaatctcatccatcttcatgtcTGGCTCTCAGTGCCAGAATCCAGTCTTGATGAACCTGCTCGCTACGGCTTGCAGCATGCCTGTTCTGATCCCACGATATGTCCATGCGGCTGTCGTCCACGGCGCAGCCATGTTAGGTGCCaaggcagccagccacaACAGGGAGGACGGATCTGAGCCCGAGACCCTTTGGGACATTATGGACCGGATGAGCAAGCGTGGTCGTCTCGTCGAGCCAGGTACTGATGCTGGCGAGAAGGCTCTTCTCGATGCCAAGTATGAGGTTTTCCTAGAGATGTGCCAGTCACAGCAACTCTACCggaagaagattgacaagGCTGTCGAGAAATGGGGAGCCGAGTTTGGCGGCGACTAA